DNA from Balaenoptera acutorostrata chromosome 14, mBalAcu1.1, whole genome shotgun sequence:
TGGAGAATGTAAAGGCCTTTATCTAAAATGCATATAGCTACTGCTCGGTTCCATCTAGTAGTTGCCTTGTGGAAATGTGAACCCAGTGttgcttaatttttctgatttttccaaaagaagccataaatctggatttttatgtgtAATGATCTGAGTTTCagctaaaaaaaagaacaatttttttttttttaatcagaatgaAAGCTAAATCCAGCATGTCTGCTAGCTTCATATTTTCTCTCATACAACTAGTTTGTGGTATTTGATCTCAGTGGTTAAAATAAAGGGTTTGGTATTCAAAGAAATGAgctttggtcatttggaaaatttaCTTATATAGaatatctcattttttaatgttaaatctAGTGTAAGAGTTTCTGCTTTGTTCCCTACTATATCCCTAGGGCCTttgtaggtactcagtaaatatttgtttgatgGATCCCCTGTCAGTGAGGCACATcgacatacatacatgtatataatagcATACATTAGCACAGAAACTAAAACGTGTGTGTGTGCTAGAAGAAGCTTAGGTTGTCTTACTAAATAATAATGACTTActcttgaataattttttttttttttaagattttagttGATGAGGAAAAGCATTGTTTTGCAGGCTTAgcattaacaaaataattttcttaatgcCCTTGTTTACAACTGAATGATTATCATTCTTTAAAAACCTTAATATTCTCCTCCtagttatttttctgtattttgaaaataatggCTAATACATCTGAATGTGTTTTGGAAACTCTATGTAAATATTACTATAAATGAAGATCATATTAGTATGTTATTGTCCTTAAAAACACATCATCATAATGAGCTATATGTTAAGACTATAAAATTCTTAATGTGATAAAGCTGAGAATATCTTTACCTACTTATATAGCCTGTGTAATGCTGACACAATGTTAGTTGcttaaagtaatatttttgaataaaataagatTGCTTGTAAAATGAGCCGTATGCCTAATTCCTAATATTAGTGATAAAATCTAATTGTCCAATGTATTTCTTTCACAGCTTTGTTATCAGCTACAGCTCTGAATTATCTGCTGTCTTTAGTTGCTATCGTCCTATTTTTTGTTTACTATACTCATCCAGCCAGTTGTGCAGAAAATAAAGCGTTCATCAGTGTCAACATGCTCCTCTGCCTTGGTGCTTCTGTAATGTCTATACTGCCAAAGATCCAAGTAAGCTTGgattagttcattaatttttatgaagcttctattttttaagtttttctaaaTCTTGAATGATaacaatatttttctgttttgcttgtttttttgtagGAATCACAACCAAGATCTGGTTTGTTACAGTCTTCAGTAATTACAGTCTACACAATGTATTTGACATGGTCTGCTATGACTAATGAACCAGGTATGTTCGTTTGCctggatttgtttctttttaatgaatcCTACAGCTTTTCGTTTTTCAAAGATGGTCATTTTGTAAAATTAAGCTTacagagaaatgaagagaatGGGAATAATACTATTTTCATCTTTGATGTATTGCTGTATTTTTTCACTTAGTTTCTTCTTTCACTAGCAAAACTATaagaaattatatgaaaattataagaaatatacCTCATTTGTACAGTGCATATGATAGTATATGTAAAGAAATAAGAGCTGTTAAAATGTTTGTTGATTCTACTGTAAAtagtttttttcacttattttttgtctgtgattaccttaaaagtgaatatAATTGGTCTTTGTAATCTTTTTATAGGCCAGTTTTATTGCATTCTGTGGGAGTAGAAGCCCGTATATGTCATTTGTGGTGaaacaaattagaaattaataattaCAGTCGATCCTTGAACAACAGAgttttgaactgcacaggtccacttatccatggatttttttcaaatatatgtacTGCATTACTACACGATCTGCAGATATGAATGGCTGGATATGGAGGCCAGCCATAaaattatatgcagattttcgACTGTGTGAGGGGGTTGGGCCCCTAATCCActtgttgttcaagagtcaactatactattttttgaaaaggaaaaaaatggtctctcttcctcagaataaagaaaaattataaaatatgttttctgaatCTTATATTTCATTGAGTTTATAAATTTCATAGGTGCTTTATCACTAGttggagaaaattttttttttttttttagtatactagAGAAAGATTCCTTATATTTGTCCAGGTAAGTGTCTAGAAAAAAACTAATAGTAATTTGCTTTAGGGATTATCCTTATATGAATGGCTTaaggataaaaatcatttttcattgATAAGGTGGCAATTGACATATCTGGCTTTGTGGGAGGAAAACATATGTGGGACACTTAAGTGAATACCAACCccatttaaattctttatttacgGGAGTCAAGAAGCTGAATAAGCATTAGGTCATTATGCCTTATTTGCTCATTTCCACAAACTATTTGCTAAAATTCTAGTAACTGATTTTATGTATAAACTATATAACAATGTAGTTTGACAAATTGATAATAACAATAGTCATTTTATAAAGTTTATCTCACAGTTTGTAATAGAAAAGCCAGTGCATTTTAGTTTAGAATATCTGAATTTTATTCTTGACTCTACTTGAACTTTACTATGCTTTAGAGAGGTCATCTAAATTTCACCAGTTTCCTGATCAACAAGAAGCTTAATGTCTCAGCTCCTGCATGAGGttgaaaatgaaattgttttccaaGCACGTCTATAAAATTAgcactataaaatttttataaaaaggtgTCTATAAAGTTGtcttaaagtatttttttgttatgtttgtgCCTTTTTCTaacaaaatgttttgaatttgCAAGAGTATAAGAGTTAAAAAGAACTACATTGtgctctgaaaaaaatttttatactattctaacattttaatttgaCCTTAATTTACATTATAGAAACAGAATGCAACCCAAGTCTACTGAGCATAATTGGATATAATACAACAAGCACTGTCCCAAAGGACGGGCAGTCTGTACAGTGGTGGCATGCTCAAGGAATTATTGGACTAATCCTCTTTTTACTGTGTGTGTTTTATTCAAGGTAAGAAAAgttatggattttcttttttaaaaaagaagtccaGCTATTATTCATATATGAATCTTTAAattccccttttttttccttttctctttctaaactgTCTTCCATGCAGCATCCGTACTTCAAACAATAGTCAGGTTAATAAACTGACTCTAACAAGTGATGAATCAACATTAATAGAAGATGGTGGAGCCAGAAGTGATGGATCACTGGAGGACAGAGATGATGTTCACCGAGCTATAGATAATGAAAGGGATGGTGTCACTTACAGTTACTCCTTCTTTCACTTTATGCTTTTCCTGGCTTCGCTTTATATCATGATGACCCTTACCAACTGGTACAGGTACTTATATTTCATGAAAACTTTGCATGTGGAAACTGATGGCTTTTTTGTGATTCCATTGTTAAATGTGGTATGGAGTACTTTTTAATCCtccaatatatttcaaaatttacaaCTAAATGAATAGTGAGATCAGTTTCAGAAATGCAGGCTTTATTTCCTTGCTTCAGCAATAACAGTCattgaaatatttccaaatcttGAAGAGACTGAAATAAAGTTtcatgaaactaacacattgcTTAGGGAAATACATGTTGACAGTTGATCAAACACAgggcttgctttttctttttaatactaaCCAGTTCCCAACATAGTACAATAAAAAGATAcgtttcttctgttttgttcaaACTTTGTCATTAAAATCTTTGAAGATTTCAAAATTGAGGTGCGAATACATTAACATAGATGGATTCTTAGAATTCTTCAaaactaatttgtttttttatcacTTCAAAACTAATAAATCTTTTTCTGTTAGTTGTAAGATAgtggtttatattttgtttttaaaaattctgggcttccctggtggcgcagtggttgagaatctgcctgccaatgcaggggacacgggttcgagccctggtctgggaagatcccacatgccatggagcaactgggcccgtgagccacaattacttgagcctgcgcgtctggagcctgtgctccgcaacaagagaggccgcgatagtgagaagcccgcgcaccgcgatgaagagtggtccccacttgccacaactagagaaagccctcgcacagaaacgaagactcaacacagtcataaataaataaaagaacgtgaatttcttaaaaaaaaaaaaaaaattctaattttgggacttccttggtggcacagtggttaagaatccgcctgccaatgcaggggacacgggttcgagccctggtccgggaagatcccacatgccgcggagcaactaagcccgtgagccacaactcctgagcctgtgcctagagcccatgctctgcaacaaaagaagccactgcaatgagaagcccgtgcaccgcagcgaagagtagccccctcctcaccgcaactagagaaagcccacgcacacagCAACACACACccagtgcagacaaaaataaataaataaattttaaaaaaaaattacgatTTTGTCCAAAGGATTACTGAAAGATTTAAGATTCAAGTTGAACTATATGGTTagggcagttctatttttaataatttttaatgcatAATATCCTTAACAGTTTGTAAGAGGGCTTTGAATACCAGCAAAACATGTagagaaaagattattctttgctttctttctttgagaGCAGCCTCTACCAgcatttattattgaaaaatacatatacttaAAAATTCCTACACTGCAGCTTCTTAAGGTATAAGAACCCAAATAGTTCTCAGTAATTCACAGCTTTGGCTGTCAGGTTAATAGTAAACGTTAAGAttagatgaaaaatatttttggtatgTTTCATCAACATAAAAGTCAGCTAACTTCGGGATGTATTTCCTTCCCAGTTTCTTAAATCTGAGAAGGTGGAAGGGGTTCCCATATACACTCTGAACAgattatattcttatttatttatttatttatggctgtgctgggtcttcgtttctgtgcgagggctttctctagttgtggcaagcggggccactcctcatcgcgatgcacAGACCTCTCAGTGTctcggcctctcctgttgcggagcacaggctccagacgcacaggctcagcagtcgtggctcacgggcccagttgctctgtggcatgtgggatcttcccagaccagggctcgaacccgtgtcccctgcattggcaggcagattctcaaccactgcaccaccagggaagccccagattataTTCTTTATACAGTTTAGAATTGCTAAGTCTTTATGTTATAATGTCTTATTTATCTAGAGGTCACACTCCCATTTCTCTATCTCGTAATTAGTGAGCCAGAAAAAGATATTCTCTGAGTATTATCTAAAAGAGCTATTTCAGAGGCCTATGTCCTCTACTCCTTTaaaggaaattgatttttttttatcttcacaTTAGCTATCAAAGTGGTGTGGAAAAGGAAGGCAACAGATTAGTCCAGCAACTGTGTATCTGTTATCACAAATTATTTACAAAGAATATTTCTGAAGTAATGAAGCCTGATGGCTTGATGACCGATATTCCAACCTCTCTcccctttttgttttccttaaattttaGGTATGAGCCTTCTCGTGAGATGAAAAGTCAGTGGACGGCTGTCTGGGTGAAAATCTCTTCTAGTTGGATTGGCATTGTGCTGTATGTTTGGACACTGGTGGCACCACTTGTTCTTACAAATCGTGATTTTGACTGAACGGGACTTCTGGCATGAAAGTCTCACTTTGATCATCACTTATTTGAAATTAACAGTATTCCCAACTTTCGTAAAGTTGCGTATATGTGTGCTTCCCATGTAACTTCTCCAGTGTTCTGGCATGAATTAGATTTTACCGCTTGCCATTTTATTCATTATAGTCTTGCCAAGCACATTGATAGGTGTTTTAGATTGAAGCAGAGTTTTGAGTATGTTGGTGGTGGTAAGTTAGGAGAAGTGGACATTGTTAGGTTTATCCTTTGCTCAGTACctgtgaaaagaataaaaacaaaactgcttgacagtttgatttttaaattgttagaaCTTAAGCTGTTTTAGAAAAATACGAAAAGAAATGTATGGCTGCCTTCTGAAATATTTGATGCCTTGCCCTACAGGATACTGCAAAGAACATGGCTATCCTAAAATTGTATAAACAAGTCAGTTAAATGCCAGTTTTCTAAAAaatcttttcagatttttccctTGATATGAAGAGAAGGAACTTACACAGGTATGGAGTGTTTGATTGACAACAGTGTAGCTTATGGTGGAGATTGAGACACAGAGCTTTCAAAGAAAGATTGCTGGTGGTGGGTACTAAATTGAATACCCAAGTTGGTTTGTAATGATTCCTGGGTAGGGATGGCCTTCCTTACTTACATAGTGAACTTTGTTTTGGTCATTATAAACACATGCAGATGTGTTAAAATGTGTTCAGTGGGTTCAGTGGAGTGGTTAGGAACTCTGAAGGATTTAGACAAAGGTCTTGAAAAGGATAATCATGGGTTAGAAGGAGGCTGAAAATCACTTGGAAATTTCGTTTTGAAAATCAGAGTTGATAAACTTTTGACAGAACAGGAAGAAACTGCAAAATAGGCTTCAGTAGACAAAGTCtaacttagttttctcatttaaaaaatgaagaaactgaagcatagGCTTAAACACAGCTAATCAGTGGCAAAGCTGGGAAATCCCAAGTCTGTCAAAAAAACTGGCATTCTTTCTGGCATTCAAAAATAATTACTATTCAAATATATGCATAATAGATTTTACACCTTGTGAGTGGTGGATAATTTATGTGATGTGAGTTGCTGGTGTCCAGCATGCCTTCTACACACAGACAGGCCAGGAGAATGATGGACTGCTGTAGAGTAAACTCCTGCTTACAGTCTACTATACAGTTCAAAAGATGCTTTTGTATTTGCTGCCATCCAATTGAAatatataggttattataatCTTTCAACCTGAAAATCAAGCAGTATCAGTGTTAACGTAGGTAGAAACTCTTAGTTACTTGTGTCATTAGTGTCTTAATGAATCTTAAAATCTACATTTGCttcttttaagatatttattaatgTGAATGAAGTGTAACAATTTAATTTCCCACCTGTGTTGATATTGTGTTCATTTCAAATGGCTGTGTTCtatctttaaataaatgaattcagagaAGGTGTGTGGAGTATTAATTCTTTAGCAGTTCGAATTTAGGTAGTACAATATTCAGATCTACATTCTTCGTGTGTATTAAAGAACGTGACACTAAGGGTTAACTGACCATTTTCTGTACTGAAAAACTGAATTGTTTTTAAGGAGATAATTCACCCTTTTGGTCCTCTGTAAGAAACTCCTGAGTGGATCTCAAAGGTAATTCAAGTGGTGTTCTCCTAAAGAACCTTCAGGAGGGAGACCAGTTAAGTttggagaatatttttaattcatttgattgattgatagatATTCTACACTTGCTGTGTCCTCCAGGCATTTTTTCCCTGAGTGGCCAACTGATGCTTTTTTCTCTGACAATTAAGATagatagtattaaaaaaaataataataaaatgctcTATTCCATAACAATGAAAtaccaggaagagaaattaaagaaacaatcccggggcttccctggtggcgcgacggttgggagtctgcctgccaatgcagggcacacgggttcgggccctagtctgggaggatcccacatgccatggagcaactgggcccgtgagccacagctactgagcctgcgcgtctggagcctgtgctccgcaacaagagaggccgcgatagtgagaggcccccgcttgccgcaactatagaaaacactcgcacagaaatgaagacccaacacagccataaataaataaataaaacttctgctaagactaaaaaaaaaaaaaaaaaaaaatcccatttacctcATTTACcttcacatcaaaaagaataaaatacctagaaataaacctacctacggaggcaaaagacctgtactctgaaaacttaAGATGCAGATGagggaaactgaagacaacacaaacagatggaaagatataccatatttttggcttggaagactcagtattaaaatgaccatactacccacagcaacctacagattcaatgcaatccctatcaaattgccaatggcattcttcacagaactggaacaaaaaaattaatttgtatggaaacacaaaaagccccaaatagccaaaacaatcttggaaaagaaaactggagctggaggaatcacgttccctgatttcagactatactacaaagctacagtaatcaaagcagtaatGGCACTGGGACAaaaaaacacatagatcaatggaacaggatagaaagcctggaaataaacccatacacttgtggacaatctatgacaaaggcaagaatatacaatggagaaaagacagtcttcagtaagtggtgctgggaaaactggacagctacatgtaaaagaatgaaattagaacattgtttaataccatatacaaaaataaaatggattaaagacctaatgtaagaccggatactataaaactcctagaggaaaaacataggcaaaacactctgacataaattgcagcactttttttttggacccgtctcctagagtaatggaaataaaagtaaatgaatgtgacctaattaaacttaaaagcttttgcacagcaaaggaaaccataaacaaaagacaaactgcagaatgggagaaactatttgcaaatgatgctactgacatgggattaatttccaaaatatacaaacagctcatacagcttaatattaaaaaagaaaaacccaatcaaaaaatgggcagaagacctaaatagacaactTGTCACTATTTGGCCATTGTTACACCCTTTTTAGTACTGTCCTGTTCCAGAGAGACAGACCAatagggtatgtgtgtgtgtgtgtgtgtgtgtgtgtgtacaaattaCAGAGGCTGACTGGGCTGCTTGGGTTGGTTTTGAGACTGCACGAGGTATTACAGCAGCTCTGGGCTCAATTTAGTAAGTCAAGGTTAATATCAGCAGTGAAAAATCAGGTTGATGATAGCATTTACCTTTCATGTGTTGAAAGTGGCACTTCACTTCTATGATCTTTCCCAAAACTCATAATCCCAGTCTAATGGGAAGAAGCATCAGgtaaacccaaattgaggggcaCTACAAAATATGCCAGTATGcctcaaaattgtcaaggtcTAGCTTATTTGTATTGTAGTTAGTCTGTTTGAAACCAATTCCCTGAAATTTGACTTGCTTTACGGCCTAATATGCAActgattctcaaaatatttcatgtatGCTTGGTATTTCAATTAGGCTCTAATTGTCAAATGTAGCATTTTATGTATGTTCACCATGTGtcattttcccagtctgtggACCTTTTGTTCTCACACTTCGGCCTCTTAAGTTCCTGAGTATATACCATCCCTATGAAACACACAGTGACACACCCTAAAAGAACACTTAGCTCTAAGTCACAGGCTCTCCTATGGGCCTACTTGTATCCCACTGAGGCAAAAGAAGCTTGGAGGCGGGATGAAGATGAGGGGTACCCTCTAAAGTATTCATACTATGCTATTTGTTTTCCAAACAGCACACAGACTCTGCTGTAAACACAAGTTAGGTTACTGTTAAAGGAATCAGTTTCCAGATCTTCAATTTCCATGCGTACATTTTCCTAAAGTTGATGTGCCTGAAAAGATGCCTCAGGACAAGGCATCATCCCTCTGAACAATTACTCTTTTCACATTTGACAGAGGATATATAATACCTCTTAATTCATTCTGAATCTTAATACCAAGGCACTTTGGATAAAATTGCTCAACACAGAAGTAGAGACAATTTTAAATATTGGTAAGAGAACGACACTGGTTTAAAAAATCCTgaggtgatttttatttcttttctttcaatgaaattgaatcaggaTGATCTAATGAAATTACTagctaataaattttaaaatacttagtgAATTCTGAAGGACTTCAAATAATTGAGTGACACTGCTGTAACAAAATCCCTTCTATTCTCTTTTTTGTATTATAAAAGTTTCTTAGGActttatagaaacaaaaaaaaatgatgctctTATTATATTGATACAAACTTACCCCCAGATAATaaaacatttgggggaaaaaagatccCTGAGATCTGTGCACCCCACAAAAAGATGTATTTCTGgtaaaattttactttgtatGTTTAACAGTTCATCAAAATTTGGACTATAT
Protein-coding regions in this window:
- the SERINC1 gene encoding serine incorporator 1, which produces MGSVLGLCSMASWIPCLCGSAPCLLCRCCPSGNNSTVTRLIYALFLLVGVCVACVMLIPGMEEQLNKIPGFCENEKGVVPCNILVGYKAVYRLCFGLAMFYLLLSLLMIKVKSSSDPRAAVHNGFWFFKFAAAVAIIIGAFFIPEGTFTTVWFYVGMAGAFCFILIQLVLLIDFAHSWNESWVEKMEEGNSRCWYAALLSATALNYLLSLVAIVLFFVYYTHPASCAENKAFISVNMLLCLGASVMSILPKIQESQPRSGLLQSSVITVYTMYLTWSAMTNEPETECNPSLLSIIGYNTTSTVPKDGQSVQWWHAQGIIGLILFLLCVFYSSIRTSNNSQVNKLTLTSDESTLIEDGGARSDGSLEDRDDVHRAIDNERDGVTYSYSFFHFMLFLASLYIMMTLTNWYRYEPSREMKSQWTAVWVKISSSWIGIVLYVWTLVAPLVLTNRDFD